The Vanessa cardui chromosome 27, ilVanCard2.1, whole genome shotgun sequence region AATTCAGGGAAGAATTTGTGAAATTATGCCCTAAGCCTCTATAAGATTGGTACTCAAATAGTCCCTGAATCACTTATTTcaacacgtttttttttaaaaaaaaaccaaacatCACAAAATCTCGTTTAAACAATATAACCAGTAAACTTTACAACAACGCCTTTTTGGAAAGCCCATTTTTCAACTATACCACCGTTACCGAAAGCAGCTTGCAGCAAGTAGAGGCGGCAAGAAACTCCCACAGTTGTTGGTTTAAAACAAaccagattattttaatatccacAATCATTTTTCATGATACGTCCCGCATTGGAACCCGAGTTTAAATCATACATCTTTATCAATTGCGTATTTTTTGAATCAGTAAAAAGATTTCATTAATTTCCGGAGACCGTGtacaacttttaaatttttttaattgtaaaacgaaTATTATGTTagaaagcacatatatacatacatatcaatTCACACACACGTTTGAACATGCTTATCTCAAGATGTACAAATCACGTCACAGTAGCATACGATAGCGATGCTGTGGCGTCCGCTGAAAAGATAGTGAGGGTACCACCGGTTTTTTATACAGTATTTCGGTGTGCAGGGGCACACTTCATGTCTTGGGCACCACCGAGTCTTACATTCACTCCTCCCACTTAACCTAACTGGATTCCTGGATGGTTTAGATTGAATCCAGTAGGTAGTTTTGCGATGGGATCCAGAAATTTCTTAAGCAACCAATCACCTAATCATCTCAATACTAATTTCTGGCCGCAGTTTCACCCATATATAAGAAGGAGTGggttataacatatatacataaaaacataaacatacaaacatacttttacatttataattatagttagaattcgttttttatttcaatacatttttaaaagcatCAAGCCATCAAGCCTTTACAGGCAGACATTTAAAAGCAGGTCATGGTCAATCGAAGAATAaaggatattattaataaaatacgaacaattttattacatttttgttaacTTATATGGTTATAAAAAAGGTTCAAACTTGACCCGATTATGAAACcacattatgttataaaaattatgatatatataagaaacaacaacaaaaaggATGAATCATAAAAATTCAATGATGAGGTTCAAAGAAAGTAAAAGTACTTCAGTTAGCATTACAGCCTCTGTGCCATCTTGGCTATGGTTTGGCTTGGCATTATAATGTGACATGGCGGTTGAATTTCTGAGCTTTGAAATAAGCAAGGGGTTGCCATTCATGTAATACAATCACTACGACATATGCACAAACTAATTTCCAGTTAAGAGTTTGAATTTACTTTGGTTAGTCCAAATTTGATTCAGAGATAATCATGTTCAAACTCTTCAATATATtatcatacaatattttaaataatacattaattaattgaacAAGTTCATTAATAACATAACTTTACATCATAATATGTATAGTTTGTTTAACACTAAAACCtttttcaaaaacaatattgaatCTCTATATATGGCAAATTAAAACGAGTTtcaatattactcaatacaccTGTGATATATTCAACCTTGgtgttataaatacatatattataaattcacaGTTCAAATGCTTTAAATACATACAGAATGAATCATTAGACCTTTAGGCATTCCATCttgtatttacatttgaaagTGAATACGATCATTGTTATTTGGACACACATATATCAAAAACctaacattacaaatattaaagtgTTATTTATGCTTAGCTCTTATGTATTAACTACTAaaccaattattaaaaaagatacaTTTTCAGGGATAAATCAGGATGCAAGCAGACTAACATACATCCCCACCTCcccaaaacaaatatttgtccTGGTCCACACTAATGGTCCAAAACTTGACCACAAAAGTGTGCCTTCAGACCAATCCACCTAGTTCATTCTTAATCCTTACATGAAATAAACTTGAGCTCTATCTAATCTATCATTATTTCGAGAAATCAATTGGTTGatcagtaaattattaatttaatcaaatatatttccaaTTAGAATGCCATACAAGTAACTCTCctataaattatgtttcataTATTCCTCACTGACCCTACTGCTCCTGATTCTTTTAATATCACATGTGATTGATTTTGTGCACAAGCACAATgcttttaacatattaaaagattattatatactgacattgaacaaataaaaatacctattaCACATTACAGTGATAAGTGAATATTCAGCTAAAgtcataaatgataaaaatattaaagtgtgatataataataaacaaaattatttcaaatgttggaggaatatatttatatgtacgaCATGATGCATTAAAGTTTGGGATTATCCATTTTTATGAGCAATACTCATGACACtattgtttttcaaaattaactTAATCTTCGACaccacaattaaaatatatgtctatGTAGTTGCTTCCCTCTTAATTTtgacaatataaatatgtgaAAGTAGCTCCTGTATGTGTTCAATCATTTAACCAGGGTCAGGATTTGCAgtataattagaaatatatttaatctggATGACATAAGCATAAATTCtgggttaaataaaaaataacatactcaGTGACAGGAGTAAAGACATTCCTTTACATTTTTTGCAATTTCATAGCATAGTTTCcttattgttatttaacaaattaatcaTAGAAAATCCCAATGCTTAAAAATTACTCatgattgatatttatttgttttaattaaggaTAGAATAACactattttgtattatacattAGCATGACTGTATAACTAGCTTTTATGTATTGAAGTTGTAAACAGATAAAACATCTGTGATtacacatatttttgtttacctaaatattaattaaaaattgctgAAGTAAGATAAAAAAGTACCTTATTttcgatatatgtatgtatatggtagaatacaaatatgtatgtataaataattatttcttatcagATTAGATTCGGCTTATCAGCAGAGTAATATCACTTTACATATTTcttgtatgaaatataaataatgtaaatttcgAACTTTATTACGCCCAAGACAAGTTGaagaaaaattcaaaatttttctttttttattacgatGTCAATGACATACCACCAGAGATCCGAGATATCGATACAATCGATGTATTGTGATACAAGGTTACCTATATAGCCTAATAAAGAGCGTTCGGGACGAATACACTTAGATACGGTATTACATTGCTCTCAATGATATCAGcactaatttttataatttaatgactCACCCGTCCGGCTGTTTAAATTGGTGTACCGGTCGATGACaatgaaaaagtttatttttcagtaaacatttttgattacttaaatgaaaattaaaattatcgtcGATTTCTGTAGCgaacttttaatttatgatatttatagataattgcTTAATAGGAACGCTTATCTTATGAATGTGGGAAAATTACCTTGTCTAAACATTTCAATTCCTCCGTTGGATAAACTGTTTTTTCGCACCTTGCACAAGTTTTATTCATcgtgacaaattaaaaaacacaatcaCCAAAGAAATATGGATAATATTTAACAGACACAACTTTCACGTTACACAAACAAAGTTTAAAATTCACTTGAATTCATAAAAACACTCACGAGCACGATTTTCGTAGCATCCTCGAACGCGCATGccaaaaaaatgacaaatggcGGCGTTCAATGTTGCTGTCGTTAAAGCAAAAGCTACCAATTTTCCTaaactttgtaaaaataatgggagaaattaatgttttaatacattaatacagagttaattatttctaattcttAATTCATTAACAAGTGCAATAGTTATGTATTACCatttaatgaaatacatattttatttatcaatcttCTACCGATCAGAATTGTAggtaaaatcatttaatattattataattcatatctatCTACATATCATTTAAAAACGTTTGGatccaaaaatgtttttattactttaaaataaaacatttaaattaatgagaACATTGACACTTGTCACGTTTTAAAACCGACAACGCTTCGTTGAACAATTGTTTTGAAGTCTGTATCATTTCCGTTAGATTTTTGTAGTCATCTTGCTTTTCTTCTTCAATCATTTTAAGTTTGTCTTCCATTATTTTCAGTTTTTCGTCTGCCAACTCTAACTTGTACTTCAATTCATCTCTATCTAAAGCTTCATAGCCTGTTGGAGTTTCTGATGATACCGTCTCACTAGGCTTTTCAAATACAACGACTGATGATGGCTTCTTTGTTAACGATGCTGTTCCAAATGCACCTATATCATATTGCTGCTCTTTTGACAATAATGTTTTAGATGTTCTTGATCCTTTCCTAGAACCTTCTTTTAGAGTTTTCAATTCTTCCTCCAAAGATACTACTTTTCGTTCTAGCCTTTTCTTCTTTTCTTTTAGCTTTCTATGTATTAAATCCAATTCTTCCCATTTATGACGTTCAGCATCTAACCTCTCATTCAGCGTAACAATTAATTCTGatagcttttttatttcattgtctgTAGCTGTTTTCATTGGAGTAAAGAAGACACTTTGCAGGGAACATTCTTCATATCTTAATAACTGAGCTCTCAATTCCTCAATTTTTGTCGCTTTCTCTGAGGCTTGTTGTCTAAGAGCGTCAATTTTCGCATCCGTATTTCTGATTAACTTTTGATATTCTACAATTTCATTGTTCATCTTTGTTATCTTTGACGTATTCTCTTTTAGAATTTCCTGATAGTAAATTTccagattttttatttgattctgGAAGCAAAAcgcaaaatgaattaaatttgacGAAAGGTACAAGACAAGGGAGTAAAATGGGGTTTAGAAGATTGTGTTTTATAAGTTAGTATAGTATTAGTTGTAAAActaaggtcatgttcaatgaacatgttctaccggaaccgattgcgatacacggtattctcctcgaagttgttcaaaaatatgtctaccttgggcagattttgcgattaggtagaaataaccttgaggacgaggtgaatagaaaaATTTAGCTAGTTTGGGCAGCGTTTGgcaaattacgtcgaatctttacatcgtctaATGAAATTGAAATCACGGTAAATAATACTAACTCTTTGCTCTGTTATGAGAAGATCGTCGTGGTGACTTTTCTCAACAAAAGTTTGCATTTTTTGCTTTATTATTGTCGAATCACACTCTAAATTTCTTATTCGGCATTTCGCTCCATctaatttcttttttagttCTTGATTCTCATCCTTAAGCATATTCAAATCTTTCATAGCTTGGTCTGTATCTTTTTTCCTTTTCTGTTCTAATTCTCGGATCacctaaaatttttatttaattagaagtagttttaagtaatataaaacaatttttttttgaaaactgATGAAACTTACTTGAGCTTGATCTTTTCTCTTAGTTTCAGTCGCCTCTTTATTTTTACCGTTAAGCTTTTCTTCTAGTTCAGCGTTTTTAGCTTGTAACAAAACAATCTGCTGTGCCCTACCCTTCCAACCAGctaaatcattttgtaattcTTTTATACTCGTAAATTTATCGCCAAGCTCTTGTTGTAGTATTTTCGTtgctattaatatatcattCTTTAATTCAAGATTtctatttttactttcataaagttttttattgaCTACACTGAGTTTACTATTTAATTCTTTTAGTTCGTCCGAATTAACATCAATTATTTCTTCTTTGCAAAGGCATGCTtctaatttttcattttctttatttataatatcgagCTGCATTATTTTTCTTTCGAGAGATGCATTTTTCGTTTTATAGCTTTCAACTTCAGATACTAAATGTCGGTTCTGTTTACAGAGCTCGGTTATTTTAGCACTTATTATTCCAGCCGACTTTGATGAAATAGCTGGTCCAGTACCAGATATTATGTCACGTATACGTTGCTTAAGGTCCGAGATTGTTTTATTAAGTTCTTTCACCTCTTCTTCTTTCATAAATACACATTTTCGTAGCTCGTTATTCTCGCCAGTCATAATCTAggaatcaatatttaattttagattcaGTCAAAGCTTATGTCGCTAGTAAAAgtgttaattaaatagtattgtGATATACCTTAAGCTGTTCAATTAAATGTGCATTTAGTTCCGGTGgatataaaatatcatcttCCTCTGGTTTATCAAGTGCCGCTAACATCTTCAGTTTCATTTCATCCGTCTCATCGATTTTCGCTCccatttcaattaatttttcgtCTTTTAAATTGCTTTTCGATCTAATTCTTGTATTTGAAGGTAGTTTTTTGCTATCCATTTTAAATCTCCTAATATTTCCTATTAGGAttaaatgtcaatattatatatttcaaaaaagtattttttgtaaaacaaagtcttcaaaatatttttttttctcgtctATAATTTTGACACGTAATGGctattcttataataattatatatatttttcagcaaacattttgataattgaattaaaaaatatatagtaaaatctaaaacaaaataaactattggttttaaaaagattaaatggaggcaattaaattaatacagatATTTTAAGATCTTAAAAAGCTTCTATTCTACGCTACCTACCAATCAGAAAAAACATAAgtttactatttaatttgacaGTTGACAAATGACAGATGGTGACAATCAGCTGTCTTAAAttcattgattatttttttcatattgcgttaaaaatattgaaaaaaactcTAAATTTTTCGCAGTCCGATACCGTCAACCCATCCTTATGGGCAGTATCTGACTGGTCAGTTTATTCGTTTTCATTCCTTGCCCCTAACAGGATTCTGGTAAGAATAATATGAACATGTCCTTGCATTAAAATAATGTCTTATTTCTTATCTTTTATAAAgcaaacaaaacattttcacGCTTAATTATAGTCTGGcacttcattatttaataatttccttgttaatagAGGctgctatttaaatttattcatgttATTAACTGTTTAATTTCAGTCAAAATGCCTGGTACAAATCTTATAGTGCCTGTGGTGCTGTGGGGTAAACATGCACCTACCCACTGTATATCGTCGGTGTATTTATCGAGAGACCAGAAAACTTTAGTAACGGGTTGTTACGATGGTCAAATATGTATATGGCAAGTAGAACCGGAGACATTGAAGATGACTCCTCGTTGCCTCCTTGTGGGTCACACTGCTCCAGTGACATGTTTGTCTAGAGCTTCTATTATCCAGGTATTTACAAAtcttactatttataattctgttacttaattttatcacaaaataaatttacttaatttaatttataaagtaattcaTTACTAATAGTAATAGGTCCTAAGGCATTTagattctatattattaatatgtcatttttgaaatgacaatattcaaatatttcaattatataatctttcttttttaatataattcttaagTAATATAAGGAAAcagtgaatataaaatatatatattataatataccttGCTAAGTAATCTTTAATTAAGAGggatgttacatttattttacatattttaatggtttttgtttttaataaatgttgccATAAAAACTAATGAGTAATTAATTTTTCTAGGATAACAACTTCATAGTAAGCTCTTCGGAAGCTGGTGAGATGTGTACATGGGATCTTGTGGATGGGAAATGCAGGGAGAGTGTCAAGTTGACACAAGTACACACAAACATTCAGGTATTGATGTCACATAAATTGAAAtccaaagaaaatatttaaattttttattaaacaaatccCGGCAAAGGTACCATTATGCAATGGCATTTTTAAtgctctgaggtcctgggttcaattcctggctgagtcgatgtagattatcattagttgtcaaTATTGTCttttgtctgggtgtttgtggtaccaccgttacttctgattttccataacacaagtgctttagctacttacattggaatcagagtaatgtatgtgatgttgtgttatatttatttattcacactATTAAGCAGAAACTTGGTGGATACATGCACGTCATTTTTGATACTTGCTGTGCAGATATTTTCTCTATGATATTATGACCTTTgtgatatgatatatatgatatatgcaTATTAACTGCCCCCCCCCAAATTAAAACTGGAACAGTAGTACTactatagtccattccaatgacaaaaggaaacattcaaaacacatcatatttttcaatatcacaagtgttttgttgacaATTCTGCTAtatgattaactacaaacagttcttgattaatataccttcatttgtaatacaacagcatttcactaaactacataaatccactttaatttcacttccaaagtaacgaaaacagttttgccaacattcaagacgccatttttCGATAATCGATTGACTGATTTATGATTATAACTATTGTTAGGTTGTATAATATCTGATGTAACTAGTAACACATTAACCGATTTTCCAAGGCTTACCACATGTGCAACAGTGAAGATCTCCGTCTATTCTGCAATGGCTACTACGCAGAGATATTGATTATGGATCCGTTCTCTCTCGAGATCCTGTTCTCTTTGAGTTCAAAAATGAACCCCGATTGGATATCTGCTTTACATGtgagttatatatgtatattattttattaattcttttaatattctttatctaTTAGAtgtaatttatctattttaaataaacatttaccttttatatttttaatctacatatatatgaatGACAAtctgacatttaattaaaataaaacatgaatgCCAGAATGATGACAGCATTGATCttatttattggaaaaaaaaaaattcccaattattttatttttaaaattatcgaccgatgtttattttcaatttaattttttttcaggtACTACGTCCATCATCGAGAAAAGACGACGTCGTTCTTGCCATTTCTATCACCGGAACCGtaaaggtattattattattacattatgtttgtattataatttctattCCAATCCAAGGAATTAAGATAAACAAGCTCAAAATTAAAAAGGAGCCTATGTACTTCCCTGGGAATCAAACCATCTCCTTACcacatataatatagtaacaGAGGGTAACAGACAAAGTTATATTTGCATtgatgatattagtatagaaatatcgaataaataatTGGGTACTCCAAACTttgttagatatattatttcttgttttgTAGGTATGGTCGTTGCTCGGTCACGAAAACAAACAGTCAGAACCGATATACGAGAATGAATCCAAACAAATTCGCTGTCTGAACGCACTTTCTCTCAACTGTTGCGCGTACAATCAGCGTACGGTGCTCATTGTATGCGCAAAATACTGTCAGATATATGACGCTGgtaagtaattataatgtttataactgGAGGACTGCTTTAacgaaatatgtattaaatgtttttcaCATATATAGGCGATTTCTCCGTTCTCTGCTCGATACAAGCGCCATCCGGTGAACGATGGATGTCAGGAGACTTTTTGGCCCCAGACAGGGTCCTTGTGTGGTCCACAGAAGGAAAGGGTTACCTTTATAAGTTGCCCGCCAAGTAAGTGATTGAAATTACTCtgtaaacatttcaaaataacatCACATTACATTTAAGgttcatttacaaaattaaatttatgaaatttttcataTGATTTGTACAATCGAAAGCTCATGACAAATCTAAATCTTAGAATTTCAATTCGAACACaaatttactaattactttAAAGCATTAGACTATCATCAGAGCACAACGCCTCACTCGTTTCGTTAAATcactgttttaatataaaattgtttgaattttactattaaagatagcttaattaaattattgaatgacTATTACAAGTAAAACtaagtaataacttttaaataatcttgAATTGACAAGATATTGCCCAATAGTAATATACATGTCATACCCTACTTGCATTTAAGCTAAGTAGGTTAATAAGCTTGCTAAATATGTGATTTCTTTTATAGCAAACTCCGCGGAAAAGCTATCAGTAGGTCAGCACCGtttgttttttgtaaatgtatttattactagtagtttaattttgtttgctCATTATGTTTCTGTGAAGTTTGATCCTGAAAGTgcagtttttattttagtttctagATGTATTGTTGAGAGCAGGATTTTAGGATTAGTGACGTCATTGGTATTGCGATGTTTCGTTGTAAGGTTTTGATATGTTGCATAGAATGAGCTAAGTTTTTGGAAAATTTGTTGGTGATAGTGCTGATTATAGACCCGTATACAAAATACTACAGACATATACTAATTGAATCTACCGAGTTATCATAGATcctaaaatagtattttagcGTCTAGCATCTAATATAGACTATGGGACTCGACAAagacaaatttactttttactaatttGTTATATTAGAATAAAGTAGTTTCTTTTGTTTCATCGAATTACCTTCTTAAGGCTGCATCATCTCTGAAACAGAAGATGCAGCGCATTTTGAAAAaggtttagtaaataaataggtCACATAAGTAGTTGCGACTTTGCA contains the following coding sequences:
- the LOC124540946 gene encoding coiled-coil domain-containing protein 13, which codes for MDSKKLPSNTRIRSKSNLKDEKLIEMGAKIDETDEMKLKMLAALDKPEEDDILYPPELNAHLIEQLKIMTGENNELRKCVFMKEEEVKELNKTISDLKQRIRDIISGTGPAISSKSAGIISAKITELCKQNRHLVSEVESYKTKNASLERKIMQLDIINKENEKLEACLCKEEIIDVNSDELKELNSKLSVVNKKLYESKNRNLELKNDILIATKILQQELGDKFTSIKELQNDLAGWKGRAQQIVLLQAKNAELEEKLNGKNKEATETKRKDQAQVIRELEQKRKKDTDQAMKDLNMLKDENQELKKKLDGAKCRIRNLECDSTIIKQKMQTFVEKSHHDDLLITEQRNQIKNLEIYYQEILKENTSKITKMNNEIVEYQKLIRNTDAKIDALRQQASEKATKIEELRAQLLRYEECSLQSVFFTPMKTATDNEIKKLSELIVTLNERLDAERHKWEELDLIHRKLKEKKKRLERKVVSLEEELKTLKEGSRKGSRTSKTLLSKEQQYDIGAFGTASLTKKPSSVVVFEKPSETVSSETPTGYEALDRDELKYKLELADEKLKIMEDKLKMIEEEKQDDYKNLTEMIQTSKQLFNEALSVLKRDKCQCSH